CCCGAGCCCATCGAGATCAAGCGCACCTCCCTTTGGGAAGCCAGCCTCTACGATCTGCTCAAGGCCTATGCCGGCCAGCGCGAGCGCGGCATCACCACCGACTATTCGCCCATCCAGCGCACCGTCTGGTCGCTGCAGGAGGCGCGGGATATCCTCCAGCGCCTGATCGGTGATAGTTTCGAATGGGTGTCGATGGATTCCTACCTGGCCGATTACCTCTCGACGCCGGCCGAGCGCGCCACCATCCGCGCCTCGAGCTTCGCCTCGAGCCTCGAACTGGTCCGCCTGGGCCAGATCGACCTCCGCCAGACCGAGACTTTCGGCCCGCTCTTCATGCGTCGCCGCAAGGCAGACCGGCCGTGAGCGGGCTTTCCGATGACGATCGCAGCGAAGTCCTGGAGCGCAACCTGCGTGTGCTCGAGGCTCTCCTTTTCGCGTCAAGTGAGCCTCTCGATGCTAACAGTCTGCTAACGTATTTAGGGGAAGGCGCTAACATTGGTGAACTGCTGCTGACGCTGCAATCCCGCTACGCCACGCGCGGGGTAAACCTGGTCCAGCGTGCCGACAAATGGGCCTTCCGCACCGCCGAAGACCTCGGTTTCCTGCTGCGCCGCGACGAACAGGAGAACCGCCCGCTCTCCCGCGCCGCCCTCGAAACCCTCTCCATCATCGCCTACCACCAGCCCGCCACCCGCGCCGAGATCGAAGAGGTACGCGGCGTCGCCACCGGCAAGGGCACGCTCGACCTGCTGATGGAAGCCGGCTGGATCCGCATGCGCGGCCGCCGCCGCACCCCCGGCCGCCCCGTAACCTACGGCACGACCGACGCTTTTCTTGATCACTTCGGGCTGGAAACCCTCAGCGATCTGCCCGGCCTCGACGAACTCAAGGGCTCTGGCCTGCTCTCCAGCCGCCTGCCGCCCAACCTGCAGATCCCGCTCCCCTTCGACGGCGCCGCCCTGCGCGACGACGAGGATCCGCTCGATCCTGACGATCTCGGCAGCGACGAGGAGGAACAGGACTGATGGCCGAAAAATCCAGCGCTGACTGGGGTTTGCGGGGCACGACCGGCGTCAGCTTCGCCGCGACGCTCGAATTCGACGCCGTCGAGGTGCAACTCGGGGGCAGGGTGGTGCTCGACCGCTTCAGCCTCACCCTCAAGCCCGGCGAGATCGTCTGCCTGCTCGGCGAATCCGGCTCGGGCAAATCCACCGCCCTGCGCGTCGCCGCTGGCATCCAGCCCATCCACGCAGGCGCCGTGCGCATCAACGACGAGATCGCCTCCGCCCCGGGCCTGACCATCCCGCCTGACCGGCGCGGAATCGGCCTGATGTTTCAGGACTTTGCCCTCTTCCCCCACCTGACCGTTCTGCAGAATGTGCTGTTCGGCCTGCGCAAGCTCGGCCGCACCGCTGCACTCGCCCAAGCCCGCGCCGCCCTGCGCCGGGTCGGCCTGGCCGATCGCGAGGCCGACTTTCCCCATAGGCTCTCCGGCGGCCAGCAGCAGCGCCTGGCGCTGGCCCGCAGCGTCGCTCCGCGCCCCGGCGTCCTGCTGCTCGACGAACCCTTTTCCAGCCTCGACGCCCGCCTGCGCGAAACCGTGCGCGAGGAGACCCTGGCCGTGTTGCGCGAGACCCACGTCACCAGCCTCATCGTCACCCACGACCCCGAGGAAGCCATGGTGCTGGGCGATCGCGTGGCCCTGCTGCGCCATGGCCGTATCGCCCAGATCGGCACGGCCGCCGAGATTTACCGCCACCCCGTAGACCTGGACGCCGCCCGCTTCTTCTCGCCGCTGAGCGAGATCGACAGCCGCGTTGCCCAGGGCCACGTCACGACGCCGCTAGGCCCGCTAGCCACGCCGGAACTGGCCGAAGGTACCAGCGTCACGGTCGCCATCCGCCCCGCCGGCGGCGCCGCCATGGCGGCCAGCGGCCCCGGTACGCCGGGCCGCATCGTCGGCAAGCGCGACGCCATCGGCGTGGATATCTGCGAGGTCATGGTCGATGGGCTCGACGTCCCGCTCGGCCTGCGCCAGCCGTCCGATGCAGCAATGAAGGTGGGACAAGATGTATTCGTCACGCTGAACCCGGAACACGTTCTTGTGTTTGCGCGCGATTGAACCTATTTCTGACCTATCTTTCGCGTGTAACGCGTTCTGAAATTTAGGGAGACCAAAATGCACGCGCCAGGAATTTGGGGCATTCTCGTTGTCGCCGTCGTCGTGATCCTGCTGTTCGGTCGCGGCAAGATTTCCGGTATGATGGGCGAAGTCGCCTCGGGCATCAAAGCCTTCCAGAAGGGCATGAAGGACGACGACAAGCCGGTGGAACGCGTCACCACCACGGCCGATGCGCCCGTCGCCGAGCCCGAGAAGAAGGACGTCTGAAGCGTCGGACTGAAAAGTGGCTTCCAATTTTCAGTCATATCCGACGCGACTTTGACGGGACGTCCTGACGTCGCCGGCCGCGCCGCTGCTTTGAAGGAATAGAATATGCTCGGCTTGGGCTGGACAGAGATGCTGGTGATCGGCGTCGTCGCGCTGATCGTCATCGGGCCGAAAGATCTGCCTGTGGTGATGAACCGCATCGGCAAGATCGCCGGCCAGATCAGGCGTATGGGCAACGAGTTCCAGCGCGAGATCAACAAGACCACCGGTCTCGACGAAGTGCGTAACTTGCGCAATTCGATCGCCGCTCCGCTCAAGAAAACCAGCGACGAAATCCGCAAGGAATTCAACGCCATGACGCCTAACGGCCCCAAGCCGAGCGGCGTCATCAAGCCCGCCGATCCCAAGGCCGAAAGCGTCGTTGACGAGATCAAGGCCGCCGCCGGCATGACGCCGCCCAAGACCGCCGATCAGGTCGCTGCCGAGGCCGGCTTCAAGCCGCCCCGTCCGGCCGCCAAGGCGGCCGCGGCGCCCGCAAAGAAGCCTGCGGCGAAGAAGGCTCCTGTAAAGGCCAAGGCTGCGCCGACCCGCCCCGTCGTCACCACCGACCTGGCGCCGTTGGACGCTCCGGCTCCGGCCAAAAAGCCCGTCGCGAAAAAGCCGGCTGCCGTGAGGAAGCCGGCGGCAAAACCCGCTGCCAGCAAGCCGCAGAACCCGACCGAAGCTGCGCCTGTAGCAACCAAACCTGCACCGAAGAAGCGTGCCGCTGCCAGGGCCAAGCCTGCTGCAGCCGAAACCGCCAAGGCCGGGGACGCATAAACCATGGCCGACACCAAGCAGATCGAAGACAAGACCAAGGAACCCGAGGACGAGCTCGCCGGCAGCGAAGCGCCGCTGCTCGAGCATCTGGTCGAGCTGCGCAAGCGGTTGATCTACTCGGCGATCACCATCGTCGTGTTGATGGCCTTCTGCTTCATCTTCGCCAGCACCATCTATGACTGGCTGCTGATCCCCTACAAGAACGCGGTCCCCGGCGCGAACCTCATCTTCACCGCGCCACAGGAGCTGTTCTTCACCTATCTGAACGTGGCCCTGTTCGGCGCCATTTTCCTCGGCTTCCCCATCGTCGCCAGCCAGATCTACATGTTCGTGGCGCCCGGCCTCTACAAGCATGAGCGCAAGGCGTTCCTGCCCTATCTGGTCGCCACGCCGATCTTCTTCGTGGCCGGCGCGGCCCTGGTCTATTTCATCGTCCTGCCCATGGCGCTGCACTTCTTTGCCGGCATGCAGACCGCCGATATCCAGATGCTGACCAGCGTCAGTGAATATCTGGGCCTGGCCATGCTGCTGATCCTGGCTTTCGGCGTCTGTTTCCAGCTTCCGGTCATCCTGACGCTGCTGGCACAGATCGACCTGATCCACGTCGATACGCTGAAGAAGGGCCGTCGTTACGCCATTGTCGGCATCCTGATCTTTGCCGCCTTCATCACGCCGCCCGACCCGATCTCCCAGATCGGCCTTGCCTTGCCCATGTACGCGCTCTACGAACTTTCGATCATTTCCGTTCGGATGATCGAAAAGCGCCGTGCCGCGGCCCTGGCCGCCCAGGAAGCGGAACTTTCCGGTTCATCCGAATAGACAAGTAGACCTCATCCTGAGCGTGTCGAAGGACGAGGTCGTGCCCCAGTGCCGCGCCTCGTCCTTCGACGGGTGAGGTGAGGCGACCGGGGCGTTCTTCCCAATCAGAGAGGCGGGCAGCGACCCGTAGCAACCGATGTTCGATATCAAGTGGATCAGAGCCAACGCCGAAGCCTTCGACGCCGCCGTTTCGCGGCGCAAGGGGATTTCCGTGCGCGCCTCCGATCTGCTCGCCATCGACGACCGCCGCCGCGACATCATCACCCGCCTGAACGACGCGCAGGAAAAGCGCAACGCGCTCTCCAAGCAGATCGGCCAGGCCAAGGCGCAGAAGGATGAAGCCAAGGCGCAGGAGCTGATGGCTGAAGTCGCCAGCCTCAAGGACTTCATCCCGCAGGGCGAAGCCGACGAACGCGCCGTCGAACTCGAATTGAGCAATGCCCTCTCGGTCATCCCCAATCTGGTGTTCGACGACGTGCCCGATGGCACCGACGAAACCGGCAATGTCGAATATTTCGGCCGCAACGGCTCGCCCGAAACCGCCGCCAAGGCCCGCGCGCCCAAGCCAAAACTCTCGTTTGCGCCCAAGGAGCATTACGAGATCGGCGAAGCCATGGGCCAGATGGATTTCGAAACGGCCGCCAAGCTCTCCGGCAGCCGCTTCGTCGTGCTGAAAGGGCAGGTGGCCCGGCTCGAACGCGCCATCGGCCAGTTCATGCTCGACCTGCACACGACCGAGCACGGCTATACCGAAGTCCAGCCACCGCTGCTGGTGCGCGACGAGGCCTTGTTCGGCACCAACCAACTGCCCAAGTTCGAGGAAGACCTGTTCTTCACTCCGCATGGCGAAAGCCGGCTGGCGCTGATCCCGACTGCCGAAGTGCCGCTGACCAATTTCGTCCGCGAGTCCATCCTGGCCGAGGAAGAGCTGCCGCTGCGTCTCACCGCCCTCACGCCCTGCTTCCGTTCCGAGGCCGGCTCGGCTGGTCGCGACACCCGCGGCATGCTGCGCCAGCATCAGTTCAACAAGGTGGAGATGGTGTCGATCACCACGCCCGAAACCTCTGTTGACGAACATGAGCGCATGCTGGCCTGCGCCGAGACCGTGCTGCAACGCCTGGGCCTGCACTATCGCGTCATGAACCTCTGCACCGGCGATATCGGCTTCGGTGCCAAGAAAACCTATGATCTGGAA
This sequence is a window from Devosia ginsengisoli. Protein-coding genes within it:
- the scpB gene encoding SMC-Scp complex subunit ScpB, whose product is MSGLSDDDRSEVLERNLRVLEALLFASSEPLDANSLLTYLGEGANIGELLLTLQSRYATRGVNLVQRADKWAFRTAEDLGFLLRRDEQENRPLSRAALETLSIIAYHQPATRAEIEEVRGVATGKGTLDLLMEAGWIRMRGRRRTPGRPVTYGTTDAFLDHFGLETLSDLPGLDELKGSGLLSSRLPPNLQIPLPFDGAALRDDEDPLDPDDLGSDEEEQD
- a CDS encoding ABC transporter ATP-binding protein, whose protein sequence is MAEKSSADWGLRGTTGVSFAATLEFDAVEVQLGGRVVLDRFSLTLKPGEIVCLLGESGSGKSTALRVAAGIQPIHAGAVRINDEIASAPGLTIPPDRRGIGLMFQDFALFPHLTVLQNVLFGLRKLGRTAALAQARAALRRVGLADREADFPHRLSGGQQQRLALARSVAPRPGVLLLDEPFSSLDARLRETVREETLAVLRETHVTSLIVTHDPEEAMVLGDRVALLRHGRIAQIGTAAEIYRHPVDLDAARFFSPLSEIDSRVAQGHVTTPLGPLATPELAEGTSVTVAIRPAGGAAMAASGPGTPGRIVGKRDAIGVDICEVMVDGLDVPLGLRQPSDAAMKVGQDVFVTLNPEHVLVFARD
- the tatA gene encoding twin-arginine translocase TatA/TatE family subunit, which gives rise to MHAPGIWGILVVAVVVILLFGRGKISGMMGEVASGIKAFQKGMKDDDKPVERVTTTADAPVAEPEKKDV
- the tatB gene encoding Sec-independent protein translocase protein TatB, coding for MLGLGWTEMLVIGVVALIVIGPKDLPVVMNRIGKIAGQIRRMGNEFQREINKTTGLDEVRNLRNSIAAPLKKTSDEIRKEFNAMTPNGPKPSGVIKPADPKAESVVDEIKAAAGMTPPKTADQVAAEAGFKPPRPAAKAAAAPAKKPAAKKAPVKAKAAPTRPVVTTDLAPLDAPAPAKKPVAKKPAAVRKPAAKPAASKPQNPTEAAPVATKPAPKKRAAARAKPAAAETAKAGDA
- the tatC gene encoding twin-arginine translocase subunit TatC, coding for MADTKQIEDKTKEPEDELAGSEAPLLEHLVELRKRLIYSAITIVVLMAFCFIFASTIYDWLLIPYKNAVPGANLIFTAPQELFFTYLNVALFGAIFLGFPIVASQIYMFVAPGLYKHERKAFLPYLVATPIFFVAGAALVYFIVLPMALHFFAGMQTADIQMLTSVSEYLGLAMLLILAFGVCFQLPVILTLLAQIDLIHVDTLKKGRRYAIVGILIFAAFITPPDPISQIGLALPMYALYELSIISVRMIEKRRAAALAAQEAELSGSSE
- the serS gene encoding serine--tRNA ligase, encoding MFDIKWIRANAEAFDAAVSRRKGISVRASDLLAIDDRRRDIITRLNDAQEKRNALSKQIGQAKAQKDEAKAQELMAEVASLKDFIPQGEADERAVELELSNALSVIPNLVFDDVPDGTDETGNVEYFGRNGSPETAAKARAPKPKLSFAPKEHYEIGEAMGQMDFETAAKLSGSRFVVLKGQVARLERAIGQFMLDLHTTEHGYTEVQPPLLVRDEALFGTNQLPKFEEDLFFTPHGESRLALIPTAEVPLTNFVRESILAEEELPLRLTALTPCFRSEAGSAGRDTRGMLRQHQFNKVEMVSITTPETSVDEHERMLACAETVLQRLGLHYRVMNLCTGDIGFGAKKTYDLEVWLPGQDTYREISSVSVCGDFQARRMDARYRPSGEKQAPRFVHTLNGSGTAVGRCLIAVMENYQQADGSVSIPEVLQPYMGGIKAIGGRG